The proteins below come from a single Aegilops tauschii subsp. strangulata cultivar AL8/78 chromosome 6, Aet v6.0, whole genome shotgun sequence genomic window:
- the LOC109771698 gene encoding uncharacterized protein has translation MLLSGGFSWVYLALLLALLTFNSVMAVYHSKGDTATVAFVATSYLDLVLLFCCLWLYNTTAAGSAWRNRLKASVWTLTTLLTFSFAYMVMGTAGLTLHVALLVWFIAAATGIGAFSAFFEKGRINPAPGEPMLPPPV, from the exons ATGCTGCTGTCAGGCGGCTTCTCCTGGGTGTACCTTGCTCTGCTGTTGGCCTTGCTCACCTTCAACTCCGTCATGGCGGTGTACCACTCCAAGGGCGACACGGCCACTGTCGCCTTCGTCGCCACCTCCTACCTCGACCTGGTGCTGCTCTTCTGCTGCCTCTGGCTCTACAACACAACGGCAGCGGGGTCGGCGTGGAGGAACCGGCTCAAGGCGTCAGTGTGGACTCTCACCACGCTGCTCACCTTCTCCTTCGCCTACATGGTCATGGGCACGGCTGGCCTCACCCTCCACGTCGCGTTGCTCGTGTGGTTCATCGCCGCGGCGACGGGGATTGGtgccttctccgccttcttcgaGAAGGGCAG AATCAACCCAGCTCCGGGTGAACCCATGCTGCCGCCACCGGTGTAG
- the LOC120967350 gene encoding uncharacterized protein — translation MKRFFSLLSPTSVSTPIILDGGNQVTEEAESTPETETTIEMGPPPSTSSDPPAMSTPESNNLGNPADARDQFCKSDIEADPGLRKPIESLDPNIRDAARRIYINMGPCQPTDHKYKKTPQGNSSTKRSFHANWFKNHGDWLEYSVAKEAAFCFYCFLFKQPRAENYGIEAFTRVGFRNWKDGPSVLDTHIGKHDSAHNKARQQYEAFKNQRQCVAHVMDRGSKKSEQDYKARLIIILGIIRFLLLQGHAFRGHDESSSSNNRGNFLELMSWYKKKDPIARNLLDSAGGNHLMTSHEIQFQLCQACAEETTKSIIADIGDKKFSLLVDESRDASIKEQMIMFLRYVNSYGYTIERFIQIKHVGNTRAASLKAALDGMFLEHGLSMSKLRGQGYGGASNMRGQFCGLQRLIQDENPYAFYIHCFAHQLQLVVVAVAKCCSSVTDFFNHITLIVNTVNASCKRHDELAQQQHDNIVSQLESGEIFSGRGKNQATNLVRPGDTRWGTHHKTLCRFLTMWKSVLQVLENIHDDAENLTQRSTAGGLISQMESFEFVFMLHLMIKLLGKTNELSQCLQRKDQNIVLAVSLIGVTLQKLQDIRENGWDQLLEETNEFCVKHSILLPNMDDTIPARGRSRGRGGQMVTYYHRFIYELFNVVHDQVITELNNRFAEISTQLLRCIACLDPRNSFANFDEDKLVENLLRCTLMTSPHMRFCLSLESSLKHSLRM, via the exons ATGAAGAGATTTTTTTCACTGTTGTCTCCAACGAGCGTGTCCACACCTATCATTTTAGATGGAGGGAATCAAGTGACAGAGGAGGCTGAATCAACACCTGAAACTGAAACTACCATTGAAATGGGACCACCGCCTTCGACTTCAAGCGACCCACCTGCAATGTCAACTCCAGAGAGTAACAATCTTGGTAATCCCGCTGATGCCCGTGATCAATTCTGTAAAAGTGATATTGAAGCTGATCCTGGTCTTAGGAAACCAATTGAAAGCTTAGATCCGAACATTAGAGATGCTGCTAGAAGGATTTATATAAATATGGGTCCATGCCAACCAACTGATCATAAATATAAAAAAACACCCCAAGGAAACTCTTCAACGAAAAGAAGCTTTCATGCTAATTGGTTCAAGAACCATGGCGACTGGTTGGAATATAGTGTTGCTAAAGAAGCAGCCTTttgtttctattgctttctttTTAAGCAACCAAGAGCGGAAAATTATGGTATTGAGGCATTCACAAGGGTAGGATTTAGAAATTGGAAGGATGGACCTAGTGTTCTTGATACACATATTGGTAAACATGATAGTGCTCACAATAAAGCTAGACAACAATACGAGGCTTTCAAAAATCAAAGGCAATGTGTGGCGCATGTGATGGATCGTGGTAGCAAAAAGAGTGAACAAGACTATAAAGCTCGTCTTATCATTATTTTGGGTATTATTAGATTTCTTCTATTACAAGGTCATGCTTTTCGTGGTCATGATGAGAGTTCAAGCTCAAACAATAGGGGCAACTTTTTGGAGTTGATGAGTTGGTATAAGAAGAAGGATCCAATTGCTAGGAATCTTCTTGATAGTGCAGGCGGTAACCATTTGATGACTTCACATGAGATACAATTTCAGTTGTGCCAAGCTTGTGCAGAAGAGACCACCAAATCCATTATTGCTGATATTGGAGATAAGAAATTTTCTTTACTTGTTGATGAGTCCAGAGATGCATCTATAAAAGAGCAAATGATTATGTTTTTAAG GTATGTCAACAGTTATGGGTACACGATCGAGAGGTTTATTCAGATTAAGCATGTTGGTAACACAAGAGCAGCTTCTCTAAAGGCAGCTTTGGATGGTATGTTTCTTGAACATGGTTTATCTATGTCTAAATTGAGAGGACAAGGGTATGGTGGAGCTTCTAACATGAGAGGGCAATTTTGTGGGTTGCAAAGGTTGATACAAGATGAAAACCCTTATGCATTTTATATCCATTGCTTTGCCCATCAGTTGCAGTTAGTGGTTGTTGCTGTTGCCAAGTGTTGTTCCTCTGTAACGGATTTCTTTAACCACATAACTTTGATTGTCAACACCGTCAATGCTTCTTGTAAGAGACATGATGAACTAGCTCAACAACAACATGACAATATTGTAAGCCAATTGGAATCTGGGGAAATTTTTTCAGGAAGAGGGAAAAACCAAGCAACCAACCTTGTACGACCTGGGGATACACGATGGGGCACACATCATAAAACTTTGTGTCGCTTTCTAACTATGTGGAAATCTGTTTTGCAAGTGTTAGAGAACATTCATGATGATGCAGAAAATTTAACACAAAGAAGCACAGCAGGTGGCTTAATTTCTCAGATGGAAAGCTTCGAATTTGTTTTCATGTTGCATCTAATGATCAAATTATTGGGCAAGACTAATGAGTTGTCACAATGTTTGCAAAGGAAAGATCAAAACATTGTTCTTGCAGTGAGTTTGATCGGGGTCACATTGCAGAAACTTCAAGATATAAGAGAAAATGGTTGGGATCAGCTCTTGGAAGAGACAAATGAATTTTGTGTTAAACATAGCATTCTATTGCCAAACATGGATGATACAATACCAGCTCGAGGTCGTTCAAGGGGGCGTGGTGGTCAAATGGTAACTTATTATCATCGCTTCATATATGAATTGTTCAATGTTGTGCATGACCAAGTTATTACTGAGTTAAATAACCGCTTTGCTGAGATATCTACTCAATTGTTAAGATGCATTGCTTGTCTTGATCCAAGGAACTCATTTGCTAATTTTGATGAAGACAAACTTGTTGAAAACTTGCTAAGATGTACGCTGATGACTTCTCCACATATGAGATTTTGTTTGTCCTTAGAAAGCAGCTTGAAACATTCATTGCGGATGTGA